A genome region from Brooklawnia propionicigenes includes the following:
- a CDS encoding ImmA/IrrE family metallo-endopeptidase — translation MTLRRGFKAEAEREAARVRKELGLASHDRLDPRDLAKHLNVSIVDAADLVDISELEELERLQAFAFSAATFEIEDRRIVVVSPLRTPGRQNSDIAHELAHIMLKHDLAEIRELNGMPFRTCKPEEEEEATAFGGTLLLPRPLLLSAARRRTPVDQIASQYDVTVEMARFRYNTTGVAKQAVSR, via the coding sequence GTGACGCTACGTCGCGGGTTCAAGGCAGAGGCCGAACGCGAGGCCGCGCGGGTTCGGAAGGAACTTGGACTCGCCTCGCACGATCGCCTTGATCCGCGCGATCTCGCCAAACACCTGAATGTGTCGATCGTTGATGCCGCAGACTTGGTGGACATCAGCGAGCTTGAAGAGCTGGAGCGACTGCAAGCGTTCGCCTTCTCCGCCGCGACCTTCGAGATCGAGGATCGCCGGATCGTTGTCGTTAGCCCGCTCCGGACTCCGGGTCGGCAGAACAGCGATATTGCGCACGAACTGGCGCACATCATGCTGAAACACGACCTTGCTGAAATTCGTGAACTCAACGGGATGCCCTTCCGGACCTGCAAACCAGAGGAAGAGGAGGAGGCCACGGCCTTCGGGGGCACACTTCTTCTCCCGCGCCCACTGCTTCTCAGTGCAGCGCGTCGACGAACGCCCGTTGACCAAATTGCCAGCCAGTACGACGTGACGGTCGAGATGGCGCGCTTCCGTTACAACACCACCGGTGTCGCCAAGCAGGCTGTGTCCCGATAG
- a CDS encoding nucleotidyl transferase AbiEii/AbiGii toxin family protein — MNIGDEVFRRIQSAARSAAAKTGTGAPTQEYLIRHTLESFLDRLTRTAHAEDFVLKGGILLAAYDVRRPTKDADANAVGADVTVDHLIAVVHDIAAVETDDGAVFDLDSISVQEIREQADYPGFRVRVGVSIGPWKGVAAWDVSTGDPIVPAPRRVRIDRVLGDPIVLLGYAPETTIAEKGVTILERGITSTRWRDYVDIVQLARQGINADELLRSARAVARHRGVTLEPVAPHVVGYGQIGQAKWAAWRRKERLEAVCEADLDKQLALVASYLDPVFSRRDTPPPPHTQRASAPRSVGA; from the coding sequence ATGAACATCGGCGATGAGGTGTTCCGCCGCATCCAGTCCGCAGCACGCTCCGCCGCCGCGAAGACTGGGACGGGTGCACCGACGCAGGAGTATCTGATCCGGCACACGCTGGAGTCGTTCCTGGATCGTCTCACTCGGACCGCCCATGCCGAGGACTTCGTGCTCAAGGGCGGGATCTTGCTGGCCGCCTACGACGTGCGGCGCCCGACCAAGGACGCCGATGCGAACGCCGTCGGAGCAGACGTCACCGTCGATCACCTCATCGCGGTCGTTCACGACATCGCTGCCGTCGAGACCGATGACGGGGCGGTGTTCGATCTCGACTCGATCAGCGTGCAGGAGATCCGCGAGCAAGCCGACTACCCGGGATTCCGGGTTCGGGTGGGCGTGTCGATCGGGCCGTGGAAGGGCGTCGCCGCGTGGGATGTGTCCACCGGCGATCCGATTGTGCCCGCTCCCCGTCGGGTGCGCATCGACCGTGTCCTGGGTGACCCGATCGTGCTGCTCGGCTATGCGCCGGAGACCACGATCGCCGAGAAGGGTGTGACGATCCTGGAGCGGGGGATCACCAGTACTCGGTGGCGCGACTACGTCGACATCGTCCAACTCGCCCGACAGGGTATCAATGCTGACGAGTTGCTCCGCTCGGCGCGGGCCGTGGCCCGTCACCGCGGCGTCACCCTCGAACCCGTCGCACCCCACGTGGTCGGCTATGGGCAGATCGGCCAGGCCAAGTGGGCGGCGTGGCGTCGCAAGGAACGACTGGAGGCGGTCTGCGAAGCAGACCTCGACAAACAGCTCGCGCTGGTGGCCTCCTACCTGGATCCCGTGTTCAGCCGCAGAGACACTCCACCGCCGCCCCACACGCAGCGCGCGTCTGCGCCCCGAAGCGTTGGGGCATGA
- a CDS encoding helix-turn-helix domain-containing protein, with the protein MERLDLTQLGAMLRERRGKLSLRQAAAEAGVSFSTFTRIEAGAQPDLTSFTLLCAWLGVSPGQFFMSTALREVAPIDEAIAHLASDPRLEPDAASKIAEMLRSMYDVLAKAPVQRQVVACHLRAASMLRPGVPERLNSLLGEMHSKLAARVSAGEL; encoded by the coding sequence ATGGAGCGGCTCGACCTCACACAATTAGGTGCGATGCTTCGCGAACGTCGCGGGAAGCTGTCGCTTCGTCAAGCGGCTGCCGAGGCTGGCGTCAGCTTTAGCACCTTCACTCGCATCGAGGCAGGCGCTCAGCCGGACCTGACCTCGTTCACCCTTCTGTGCGCGTGGCTCGGCGTGTCGCCCGGGCAGTTCTTCATGTCGACGGCGTTGCGCGAGGTGGCGCCAATCGATGAGGCGATCGCGCATCTTGCTTCCGATCCGCGCCTTGAACCGGATGCTGCATCCAAGATCGCGGAAATGCTGCGCAGCATGTACGACGTCCTGGCCAAGGCGCCGGTGCAGCGCCAGGTGGTTGCTTGCCACCTCCGCGCCGCTTCGATGCTCCGGCCCGGGGTGCCCGAACGGCTCAACTCACTCTTGGGTGAGATGCACAGCAAGTTGGCCGCGCGCGTTTCGGCTGGGGAGCTGTGA
- a CDS encoding IS5 family transposase encodes MPIVDVARRHDLTDAQWALLQSVLPTPPARGRPRKWPLRQLIDGIRHRARVGCPWRDVPDRYGPWGRIYMLFATWQIRGVWEHIEDTLRAVAQARGKVKWQVSVDSTSCRGHVHAAGARRDSVERVPGEPADHGFGRSRGGWSTKTHLAVDQDRGLLAFHITGGQAGDSPEFTTVLEAIKVANPVGAPRRRPDRVLADKAYSSRANRAWLRDHRIKATIPTPADQARNRRRRGRRGGRPPAFNPTTYKDRHAVECGINKLKHQRAFATRYDKLAVRYTATLHIGVINDWLKRLT; translated from the coding sequence GTGCCAATCGTAGATGTTGCCCGCCGTCATGACCTCACCGATGCTCAGTGGGCGCTCCTCCAGAGCGTGCTGCCAACTCCCCCAGCACGGGGACGGCCACGCAAATGGCCGTTACGGCAGCTGATCGATGGGATACGTCACCGAGCGAGAGTGGGATGCCCATGGCGCGATGTCCCCGACCGGTACGGACCCTGGGGACGGATCTACATGTTGTTCGCCACCTGGCAGATCCGCGGGGTGTGGGAACACATCGAGGACACGCTGCGAGCCGTTGCACAGGCTCGTGGCAAGGTGAAATGGCAGGTCTCGGTGGACTCCACCAGCTGTCGTGGGCACGTTCACGCCGCTGGTGCTCGACGTGACTCGGTCGAACGGGTTCCCGGAGAACCCGCCGATCACGGGTTCGGTCGTTCCCGGGGCGGCTGGTCCACCAAGACACATCTGGCCGTGGACCAAGACCGTGGCCTGCTGGCCTTCCACATCACCGGCGGCCAAGCCGGCGACAGTCCGGAGTTCACCACCGTGCTGGAAGCGATCAAGGTCGCCAACCCGGTCGGGGCACCGCGCCGGCGTCCCGATCGCGTGTTGGCCGACAAGGCGTACTCCTCACGGGCCAACCGGGCTTGGCTACGTGATCATCGGATCAAAGCCACCATCCCGACCCCGGCCGACCAGGCCCGCAACCGCCGACGCCGTGGCCGCCGGGGCGGTCGCCCGCCAGCGTTCAACCCAACCACCTACAAGGACCGCCACGCGGTCGAATGTGGCATCAACAAGCTCAAACACCAACGAGCCTTCGCCACCCGCTACGACAAACTCGCTGTCCGCTACACCGCCACCCTCCACATCGGAGTAATCAACGACTGGCTCAAACGACTTACGTAA
- a CDS encoding DNA-processing protein DprA gives MTNLSQVVQDERTARMVLSMLVEPDDAVTGRLLGELGALELLRLAEGDEVVPGLSPVDAQVWRAQFERSDARTLEQNLVGAERAGIGTLIPGDEEWPSALDDLGDRRPYVLWTRGTASFLARPLNDLVTITGARASTSYGEHVAGQLASDLASAERIIVAGGAYGIEGAAHRAALASGGDTIAVMANGVDRMYPMGHRELLERVADLGLVLSEVPPGAVPTRHRFIARARVMAALSAATLVVEAGARSGSMTVARRAHELGRAVGAVPGPVTSATSAGPHHLLQDGLARLVTDTGDIESLVAHKNRPDPGQAIGRRDSQRQPTADRSRPAYRDTACLATPVVL, from the coding sequence ATGACGAACCTGAGCCAGGTAGTCCAGGACGAGCGCACGGCGCGCATGGTGCTGTCGATGCTCGTTGAACCGGACGATGCCGTGACCGGTCGCCTCCTGGGTGAGCTCGGTGCGCTTGAGTTGCTCCGACTCGCCGAGGGTGATGAGGTGGTGCCGGGCCTCAGCCCCGTTGACGCTCAGGTGTGGCGTGCCCAGTTCGAGCGCTCAGATGCTCGGACACTTGAACAGAACCTCGTCGGAGCCGAGCGCGCCGGTATCGGCACGCTAATTCCCGGCGACGAAGAATGGCCTTCCGCGCTCGACGATCTTGGCGACCGACGGCCGTACGTCCTCTGGACTCGTGGCACGGCATCGTTCCTCGCGCGACCGCTCAACGATCTCGTCACGATCACCGGCGCGAGGGCTTCGACCTCTTACGGCGAGCATGTGGCCGGGCAGCTTGCCTCCGACCTCGCCAGCGCTGAGCGGATCATCGTGGCCGGCGGTGCGTACGGCATCGAAGGTGCTGCCCATCGAGCGGCCCTGGCATCCGGTGGCGACACGATCGCGGTCATGGCGAACGGCGTTGACCGCATGTACCCGATGGGTCACCGTGAACTGCTTGAGCGGGTGGCCGACCTCGGCCTCGTGCTCAGCGAGGTTCCACCTGGCGCAGTGCCGACGCGCCACCGCTTCATTGCTCGGGCGCGGGTTATGGCTGCACTCTCCGCAGCGACCCTCGTGGTTGAGGCCGGCGCTCGCTCTGGATCAATGACCGTCGCCCGGCGCGCGCACGAACTCGGGCGCGCCGTCGGAGCTGTACCAGGACCCGTGACCAGCGCCACGAGTGCTGGGCCACACCACCTCCTTCAGGATGGCCTCGCGAGGCTGGTCACCGACACCGGCGATATCGAGTCGTTGGTCGCGCACAAGAACCGTCCTGATCCTGGTCAAGCGATCGGTCGCCGAGATTCACAGCGGCAACCAACCGCGGACCGTTCTCGACCCGCCTATCGGGACACAGCCTGCTTGGCGACACCGGTGGTGTTGTAA
- a CDS encoding CPBP family intramembrane glutamic endopeptidase, translated as MATWEVRLPWFCAIVVGLGGVVLTAFGTGFSQARGLDEPTATYAQAAFVGASALIGLVIMWRTRPTLAGYGFRRPRAMADALWAIPLAALPVILVASAPIAVAASQALAYVVLAIAVSFSEEIWFRGLLLASLRSLGRRRAVVGASMVFGTLHLTNLFAGGEPTFVGLQFAFACLVGFVLAELVEVTGSLWIGIVWHILYDAVAFSIGDSLSRVTLVAVAAMTAVLVGYAVYLWRRLPNDTQFGQA; from the coding sequence ATGGCGACCTGGGAGGTGCGGCTGCCGTGGTTCTGTGCGATCGTCGTCGGCCTGGGAGGTGTCGTCCTGACCGCGTTTGGGACCGGCTTCAGCCAGGCTCGAGGACTCGACGAACCCACAGCCACCTATGCTCAGGCCGCCTTTGTCGGGGCGTCGGCACTGATCGGGTTGGTGATCATGTGGCGAACCCGGCCGACCCTCGCCGGGTATGGGTTTCGCCGCCCGCGAGCGATGGCGGACGCGCTGTGGGCGATTCCCTTGGCGGCCCTGCCGGTGATCCTCGTTGCCTCCGCGCCTATCGCCGTGGCGGCCAGCCAAGCACTCGCCTACGTGGTGCTCGCCATCGCAGTGAGCTTCAGCGAGGAGATCTGGTTCCGAGGATTGCTGCTCGCGTCGTTGCGGAGTCTCGGTCGGAGGCGGGCGGTCGTCGGGGCGTCTATGGTGTTTGGCACCTTGCACCTGACGAACCTCTTCGCTGGTGGTGAACCGACCTTTGTTGGGCTGCAGTTCGCGTTCGCGTGCCTGGTTGGGTTCGTCCTCGCCGAACTCGTGGAGGTGACGGGAAGCCTGTGGATCGGCATCGTGTGGCACATCTTGTACGACGCTGTAGCGTTTAGCATCGGCGACTCGCTGAGTCGTGTGACGCTGGTCGCAGTAGCGGCCATGACGGCTGTGCTGGTCGGCTACGCCGTCTACCTCTGGCGTCGGCTGCCCAACGATACTCAGTTCGGGCAGGCCTGA
- a CDS encoding TetR/AcrR family transcriptional regulator: MDLSPRQAEFADAALRLVARDGLSAVTFRSLAAEAGMSLGAVQKAFPSKEQLLRAMFGRLRETASLPALGEPGRPTLRDWFVALMVTVLPLDAPRRAAELQGAAFVERAPFDAEIGMAVAASDQELRAAFASLVRRAQAEAEVPASIDPDATAWAVLAFMQGMASQLTYDPVAEEAVRDQCRLIVDALLHGSQAGEHDEPASP; the protein is encoded by the coding sequence GTGGACCTCAGCCCGCGTCAGGCGGAGTTCGCTGATGCTGCCTTGCGCCTGGTGGCACGTGACGGGCTTTCGGCGGTCACCTTCCGCTCCTTGGCTGCGGAAGCGGGCATGTCGCTTGGTGCGGTGCAGAAAGCATTCCCCAGCAAGGAACAACTGCTCCGTGCCATGTTCGGGCGGCTGCGCGAGACGGCTTCCCTGCCTGCTCTCGGCGAACCCGGGCGTCCTACTTTGCGCGACTGGTTCGTAGCGCTCATGGTGACAGTTCTGCCCCTGGACGCACCCCGCCGAGCGGCCGAGTTGCAGGGCGCGGCCTTCGTCGAACGGGCTCCGTTCGACGCGGAGATCGGGATGGCGGTCGCGGCATCAGATCAGGAACTTCGAGCCGCATTCGCGTCGCTAGTACGCCGCGCCCAAGCAGAGGCCGAGGTTCCCGCGTCCATCGACCCGGATGCCACGGCCTGGGCGGTGCTCGCCTTCATGCAGGGAATGGCAAGTCAGCTAACGTATGATCCGGTGGCCGAGGAAGCAGTTCGAGACCAGTGCCGATTGATCGTCGACGCCCTGCTGCATGGGAGCCAGGCCGGCGAGCACGATGAACCTGCGTCGCCGTGA
- a CDS encoding recombinase family protein translates to MSTTITTGVIVETDAPVLLAASYLRVSTREQAERGGTDEGFSIPAQREANARKADELGAKVVREFIDAGESARSADRDGLKDMLSFITATRVTFCIVHKLDRLARNRSDDVKIHEALLAAGVTLVSATESIDQTPSGMLVHGIMSSIAEFYSRNLATEVTKGLTQKLVQGGTPMRAPVGYLNVRRTDAQGREIRTVEIDPERAPLIRWAFETYAKGETSVTGLLRDLTARGLTTVPSPKRPPKPLGKNTLYKLFTNPYYAGVVRYKGALHPGAHEPLIEPALFDQVQSLLKARNAKMTRHVTHAHHLKGLLHCGSCGSRMLLDFATNPRGTTYAYFICSGRAAKKTTCTRRAVPVHVAEQLVEDSYRDITISEADYRHLAAEVDAAFDEQSAGRDQEFADLTANRARLEAESDKALAAHFADAIDLPTLKRHQDRIRAGLADIEQRLALHDEHHSGARAFLHDSLRLLTDAHRAYAHSDGGNRRLANQAFYTRLEITDDGQLRPRLAEPFATIVTEAMSAAAGKEAKREHSPSSDVACSRKTLWVDLRREFENPCPHLKTLSLRRSRGFYDHDQRSSEPTVSDSRGRVVRSLGMVQTLLRTEQVDDLVAQYREGATLVELASVFGVNRRTVATHLTRREVTIRRGRFDPSRIHEAADLYLSGLTLVEVGAKVGAGPQAVRRALASHGVVIRPGGRCGSRITASTAVGGWA, encoded by the coding sequence ATGAGCACCACGATCACTACTGGCGTCATCGTTGAGACAGACGCTCCTGTACTGCTCGCGGCGTCCTACCTCCGTGTCTCCACCCGCGAGCAGGCCGAACGCGGCGGCACCGACGAGGGCTTCTCCATCCCCGCGCAGCGTGAGGCGAACGCGAGGAAGGCCGACGAACTGGGTGCGAAGGTCGTGCGCGAGTTCATCGACGCCGGAGAGTCGGCCAGGTCGGCGGATCGCGACGGGCTCAAGGACATGCTCTCGTTCATCACCGCCACCAGGGTGACGTTCTGCATCGTGCACAAGCTCGACCGGCTCGCTCGCAACCGTTCCGATGACGTGAAGATTCACGAGGCTCTGCTCGCCGCTGGGGTGACGCTCGTGTCGGCTACCGAGTCCATCGACCAAACGCCCTCCGGGATGCTCGTCCACGGGATCATGTCGTCCATCGCAGAGTTCTACTCCCGCAACCTCGCCACCGAAGTCACCAAAGGGTTGACGCAGAAGCTCGTGCAGGGCGGCACGCCGATGCGCGCCCCGGTCGGCTACCTCAACGTCCGCCGCACCGACGCCCAGGGCCGTGAGATTCGCACCGTCGAGATCGATCCCGAACGTGCGCCGCTGATCCGGTGGGCGTTCGAGACCTACGCCAAGGGCGAGACCTCGGTCACCGGGCTGCTGCGCGACCTCACCGCGCGAGGCCTGACCACCGTGCCATCGCCGAAGCGCCCGCCGAAGCCGCTCGGGAAGAACACCCTCTACAAGCTGTTCACGAACCCGTACTACGCCGGAGTGGTCCGCTACAAGGGAGCCCTGCACCCCGGCGCGCACGAGCCACTGATCGAACCCGCGCTGTTCGACCAGGTGCAATCGCTGCTGAAGGCCCGCAACGCCAAGATGACACGGCACGTCACGCACGCCCACCACCTGAAAGGCCTGCTGCACTGCGGCTCCTGTGGGTCGCGGATGCTGCTGGACTTCGCCACCAACCCGCGCGGCACGACCTACGCCTACTTCATCTGTTCCGGCCGCGCAGCGAAGAAGACCACCTGCACCCGACGCGCCGTGCCCGTCCACGTTGCTGAGCAGCTGGTGGAGGACTCATACCGCGACATCACGATCAGCGAGGCCGACTACCGACACCTCGCCGCCGAAGTCGACGCCGCGTTCGATGAGCAGAGCGCTGGGCGGGATCAGGAGTTTGCTGACCTCACCGCCAACCGCGCCAGACTCGAAGCCGAGAGCGACAAGGCCCTGGCGGCGCACTTCGCCGACGCCATCGACCTGCCAACGTTGAAGCGGCACCAAGACCGCATCCGCGCGGGCCTCGCCGACATCGAGCAACGCCTCGCCCTGCACGACGAACACCACTCCGGGGCACGGGCGTTCCTCCACGACTCGCTACGACTGCTCACCGACGCGCACCGCGCCTACGCGCACTCCGACGGCGGGAACCGAAGGCTCGCGAACCAGGCGTTCTACACGCGCCTGGAGATCACCGACGACGGGCAACTACGCCCACGCCTCGCCGAGCCGTTCGCCACCATCGTCACCGAGGCGATGAGCGCCGCGGCAGGCAAGGAAGCCAAACGGGAACACTCGCCATCTTCCGATGTCGCGTGTTCCCGTAAGACACTTTGGGTGGACCTCCGTAGAGAGTTTGAGAACCCCTGCCCACACCTGAAAACCTTGTCTTTGCGCAGGTCACGGGGCTTCTACGACCACGACCAGCGCTCCTCTGAGCCTACCGTTTCCGACTCAAGGGGGCGAGTGGTGCGATCACTTGGGATGGTTCAAACCCTCCTTCGCACGGAGCAGGTCGACGATCTGGTGGCGCAGTACCGCGAGGGCGCAACGCTCGTGGAGCTGGCATCCGTGTTCGGCGTGAACCGCCGCACGGTCGCCACTCACCTCACCCGGCGGGAGGTGACAATCCGCCGCGGGCGGTTCGACCCTTCCCGCATCCACGAAGCGGCCGACCTCTACCTCAGCGGGTTGACGCTGGTAGAGGTCGGGGCGAAGGTTGGCGCGGGGCCTCAGGCTGTCCGACGAGCGCTCGCTTCGCACGGCGTCGTGATCCGGCCTGGCGGGCGCTGTGGTTCTCGCATCACGGCATCCACTGCCGTGGGCGGTTGGGCCTAA
- a CDS encoding IS5 family transposase: MPIVDVARRHDLTDAQWALLQSVLPTPPARGRPRKWPLRQLIDGIRHRARVGCPWRDVPDRYGPWGRIYMLFATWQIRGVWEHIEDTLRAVAQARGKVKWQVSVDSTSCRGHVHAAGARRDSVERVPGESADHGFGRSRGGWSTKTHLAVDQDRGLLAFHITGGQAGDSPEFTTVLEAIKVANPVGAPRRRPDRVLADKAYSSRANRAWLRDHRIKATIPTPADQARNRRRRGRRGGRPPAFNPTTYKDRHAVECGINKLKHQRAFATRYDKLAVRYTATLHIGVINDWLKRLT; this comes from the coding sequence GTGCCAATCGTAGATGTTGCCCGCCGTCATGACCTCACCGATGCTCAGTGGGCGCTCCTCCAGAGCGTGCTGCCAACTCCCCCAGCACGGGGACGGCCACGCAAATGGCCGTTACGGCAGCTGATCGATGGGATACGTCACCGAGCGAGAGTGGGATGCCCATGGCGCGATGTCCCCGACCGGTACGGACCCTGGGGACGGATCTACATGTTGTTCGCCACCTGGCAGATCCGCGGGGTGTGGGAACACATCGAGGACACGCTGCGAGCCGTTGCACAGGCTCGTGGCAAGGTGAAATGGCAGGTCTCGGTGGACTCCACCAGCTGTCGTGGGCACGTTCACGCCGCTGGTGCTCGACGTGACTCGGTCGAACGGGTTCCCGGAGAATCCGCCGATCACGGGTTCGGTCGTTCCCGGGGCGGCTGGTCCACCAAGACACATCTGGCCGTGGACCAAGACCGTGGCCTGCTGGCCTTCCACATCACCGGCGGCCAAGCCGGCGACAGTCCGGAGTTCACCACCGTGCTGGAAGCGATCAAGGTCGCCAACCCGGTCGGGGCACCGCGCCGGCGTCCCGATCGCGTGTTGGCCGACAAGGCGTACTCCTCACGGGCCAACCGGGCTTGGCTACGTGATCATCGGATCAAAGCCACCATCCCGACCCCGGCCGACCAGGCCCGCAACCGCCGACGCCGTGGCCGCCGGGGCGGTCGCCCGCCAGCGTTCAACCCAACCACCTACAAGGACCGCCACGCGGTCGAATGTGGCATCAACAAGCTCAAACACCAACGAGCCTTCGCCACCCGCTACGACAAACTCGCTGTCCGCTACACCGCCACCCTCCACATCGGAGTAATCAACGACTGGCTCAAACGACTTACGTAA
- a CDS encoding type IV toxin-antitoxin system AbiEi family antitoxin domain-containing protein, producing MRSVSEEEVAAISTLRPGTAERAGLSRSGLYRAAREGRLERVARGIYLPTDAPAADWDWIEAATRRPDATICLVSALAHHDLTDAIPAALDVAIPRGSRTPASTGAIAWHQFDRATFDIGREEISIPGADQSIGIYSPERSIVDAFRLRGEVGYELAREALKEWLRRGGKPARLMEIASRLPRAKSPVLQALEALA from the coding sequence ATGCGTTCTGTCTCGGAGGAGGAGGTGGCGGCGATTTCGACGTTGAGGCCGGGCACGGCCGAGCGGGCCGGTCTGTCTCGCAGCGGCCTGTACCGTGCGGCGCGTGAGGGGCGGCTGGAGCGGGTCGCGCGCGGCATCTATTTGCCGACGGATGCTCCGGCTGCGGATTGGGACTGGATCGAGGCTGCGACCCGTCGTCCGGATGCGACGATCTGCTTGGTGTCGGCGCTCGCTCATCATGATCTGACGGATGCGATCCCCGCCGCGCTGGATGTTGCGATCCCGCGTGGGTCGCGCACGCCGGCGAGCACTGGTGCGATCGCGTGGCATCAGTTCGATCGGGCCACGTTTGACATCGGCCGGGAGGAGATCTCGATTCCAGGTGCGGATCAGTCGATCGGGATCTATTCGCCCGAGCGGTCGATCGTGGATGCGTTTCGGCTGCGTGGTGAGGTGGGGTATGAGTTGGCACGGGAGGCGTTGAAGGAGTGGCTGCGCCGCGGCGGGAAACCTGCCCGGCTGATGGAGATCGCCTCTCGGCTTCCTCGGGCGAAGTCTCCCGTCCTCCAGGCATTGGAAGCTCTGGCATGA
- a CDS encoding recombinase family protein, translating to MSASPPSIKPDGALSRKVYRYPRSGKRTVDERWRWARSVAEFVERGRSGGSLERPKLQRMLEYIQDRPVDFVIVHKIDRLARNRADDAAITKTIRGAGAYLVSTTEAISTTPSGRLLPGIMASIGEFYSQNLATEVMKGMRQKAIQGGTPERAPLGYLNQRRFNDRRDVRTVTVDTERAEHVIWAFDEYATGEWSVTRLAAELEDRGLRIRPGPTTPARSLTVTGLHRLLRDPYYKGVVVFNASSILEDISH from the coding sequence ATGTCCGCGTCTCCACCCTCGATCAAGCCCGACGGGGCTCTGAGCCGGAAGGTCTATCGATACCCGCGCAGCGGGAAGCGAACCGTCGACGAGCGCTGGAGATGGGCACGCTCGGTCGCCGAGTTCGTCGAACGGGGCCGCTCCGGCGGATCGCTGGAGCGACCCAAGTTGCAGCGGATGCTCGAGTACATTCAGGACCGACCGGTGGACTTCGTGATCGTGCACAAGATCGACCGCCTCGCCCGGAATCGCGCCGATGATGCGGCGATCACGAAGACGATCCGGGGAGCGGGTGCGTACCTGGTCTCTACCACTGAGGCGATCAGCACGACACCGAGCGGGAGGCTGCTGCCTGGGATCATGGCATCCATCGGGGAGTTCTACTCCCAGAACCTCGCCACCGAGGTGATGAAGGGGATGCGACAGAAGGCCATTCAGGGAGGCACGCCGGAGCGGGCGCCGCTCGGCTATCTCAACCAGCGTCGCTTCAACGACCGACGTGACGTCCGCACCGTGACTGTCGACACTGAGCGAGCTGAGCACGTCATCTGGGCGTTCGACGAGTATGCCACCGGCGAGTGGAGCGTCACCCGGCTGGCCGCTGAACTGGAAGACCGCGGGCTGAGGATCAGGCCGGGACCGACCACGCCAGCCCGGTCGTTGACCGTGACTGGGCTGCACCGTCTGCTGCGCGACCCCTACTACAAGGGCGTCGTGGTGTTCAACGCGTCGAGCATCCTGGAGGACATAAGCCACTGA
- a CDS encoding sulfate permease: protein MFRLIWTLSVRTRDYLLRYMPSNRLLAAIRTRRGLKWGIPAMLVALPYILIASICSGSAADGGPGWLHLIVLWACWNALKFIIMGPVSVALLIRARLHEAAVRRHQRHDSRVEASLHEPALRV, encoded by the coding sequence ATGTTCCGCCTTATCTGGACGCTCAGCGTTCGCACCCGCGACTACCTGCTCCGCTACATGCCGAGCAACCGACTGCTCGCTGCCATCCGCACACGTCGCGGACTCAAGTGGGGGATACCCGCGATGCTGGTCGCGCTTCCGTACATCCTGATCGCCAGCATCTGCTCTGGCTCGGCAGCCGACGGCGGCCCGGGCTGGCTGCACCTCATCGTGCTGTGGGCATGCTGGAACGCGCTCAAGTTCATCATCATGGGACCCGTGAGCGTCGCTCTGCTCATCCGTGCGCGCCTGCACGAGGCTGCGGTCCGTCGTCACCAGCGCCATGACTCGCGCGTCGAGGCGAGCCTGCATGAGCCAGCCCTTCGTGTTTAG